Genomic segment of Schistocerca piceifrons isolate TAMUIC-IGC-003096 chromosome 1, iqSchPice1.1, whole genome shotgun sequence:
GGCAGATGGGACTTTAGGTGTTAAGGTATATGGGAAAGATGCACATACCGATCGTTACCTCCGTtaggatttgaaccatcatcccagACGGAATGGTGTGTTATTAAAACATTGGTTGACAAGGATGATAAAATATGTGAACCAGTTTATTTGCACGAGGAACTAAGTTATTTGCAAACAGCCTCtaagaaaaatggatacgctgATAATGAGATAGATGGAGCaatccatcccagaagaaaagtaTCCGAAAACAGGCAACAAAGACAACCATCATCTGAGATAGTTTTTCTTCCTTTTATCCACAGTATTACTGACAGTATTAGAAAAGTTCTGGCCAAGTTTAGAGTTGAAACAATACTTCATCAAGAAAGTCAGTGAATGTTTAAGATCGCCGAAAGACGAGAGACACCATTTTGCAACCCCTGTGGTGTACaaaattccttgcagttgtggtaaggtttatattggaacaacgaaaagaagtgttaaCACCTGCCTAACTGAACACAAAACGAACTGTCGTCTAGGATACACCGACAAATTGGCCATAACGCCAGATGTTTTTAAAaatggtgatcatgaaataaaatttagtgagacaagcttattagttttttttctttattgtcagttTGATACAACAAGGTAGGTCGGCAGTGGCTCTTCCgccatagaaaaaaatggttcaaattgctctgagcactatgggacttaacatctcaggtcatcagtcccctagaacttagaactacttaaatctaactaacctaaggacatcacacacatccatgcccgaggcaggattcgaacctgcgaccgtatcagtcgcgcggttccagactgaagcgcctagaaccggccataGGAAAGACACACAGTATAACAGGAATACAGAGCAGCAAACATACATGGGGGACAAAAACGGGAGACAAACATAGTAAAAATAAGTGAAGTCGTTCACCGACGTACTGCTCTGACAAAATAAAATagttcaacactgcacacaacggagaatGCAGAACGTCACACGTGAAGAGAGGAGTTCGGACAGAGAGACACTGATGCACCGACGGGACGACAAACACGAGCACTGCGGCGACGATCTCTGGCACACGAAGACGCACAGTTCACACAAAAAAGCTGGAGCCTGCCAGAGGGAAGAGGTgagggtaggagggagagggggagggggttgatgccagtgggagagaagaagggcggggggaggggataGGGGGGTGCGTGGAAGCCCggtgagggggggtggggagggagggaggaagagaggaggcagagaagggaaagcgggtgccctggaggaaaaatACAGAggaaggaggggtagatggaggggatgagggcatcatcagggaggaggagttggcagaagccaccttgggcaagggtattgAGTGTGGAGGGATGGGGAgtgggtgggatgtgggagtacaggcACGGCAGTGGATGGGGGTGTTAAAaaatgggagagacaagtgggtgagggggatcaagtttgtgggaggtgtaaaggatcctatccgttcgaggaaaaggagacgGTGTGGAAACGGAATTAAGTcttagaggatccacgtgggggaggggaggcaagCTTGCTACCTAAGACATTGCATTATTATGCACATATATACAGAGAAGCTATAGAGACTTATAAACACCACAATacttttaacagacaggaagaagtctTAATGTTAGATAAGATTAGGTGGCcgactttgtaccaacgatgtGACAGCCGTTTACCTGTGACTGAGAGTAATGACATcatgtgacgagtggtggcgctCTCTATGCTTTCTGTATATACAGGACCTCAACGGCCCaacagccagtcgttgactcacttcGGAAGATGTTGCTCACAGTTGGCAAGGAAATGAAAAGAAGAGGAATTTCAACTGTTCGACctgtaacgtctattagcaaaagacatattttgtagtaaagagaaaatattgtgtatcatgttttgttattgtatggaattatgtactttttttattattatttattttagatgatatctgtgtcggcgagtactgaaaccgcacagacgataaatatcatacaaagatgaaaaaataccactagtataaataatacagaacgaacattaatttctctgtcttcttcttggagttgtacgagtaagatagcctgtgacgttgcagtaaatgctaatgtagtcttcttttgtcatggtcaacagatgtacgccattacgtaatcattgtaaaaggtgtgtattagttaacatatttgaatgttttgaatagagttatttaatgaaaccttgcattattatttctaGTAGCTTGCTTGgtatattatcccatccttttaagaaattttcagttatttaaatattatccgtggtgcaaagctgcgctacgaacgaacgagccgctgccgcggcgcattgaaactgcattaaaagacatcgatcataccgcaaagaagcgggaaggtaatactgaaataaaatcatctttttcagcttccggacttgcagagcagcgcagcagattttatgatgtgttttgcaggttgacgcgggctgctgataatatattgctaacagtacaaaaaaaataatttaccttcgtaacacaaTAGGAgttttgctgtgcttagttctggtctggcaaaccttatagtaaaaacgtatttttctccgacaatagtctcatgttcttgtgctggtcgtggtaattattggtgttttactattaacaaaaatccactgcaaaagtttgatgttgaacaatcttcgtgaactgtaacatcagtatttcataacaaagtaattttcattttcaataacgataaagtagggaagatatgttgacttttatagtgagttacagtaacggaaaatgttcctttaatagaaaaccagatacagaacaataagaatccaatatattctgttttgttgaaaattaatgattataaagaaattcatggcacagcattactaaaaggtatttcgcggctcttttcgtatatgcgttattacgcgagcaatgataaagcaaataatagaaaagagtttttacgaaaagtgaaacagacgcgaaactgtcgcccaaaaacgcggggctcgaatttgcagtggccacgaaaataaatgtttatgtaatttcatttcagtgtctattgttatatatatacacacatatatatatatatatatatatatatatatatatatatatatatatatatatgtatgtatgtatttagtgataaatgtatgtatgtgtatcatgattaatgccatgtattaatgaatgtacaaaaatttttcatggaaaaacgcaccactgcaagcgagtcagaggaaatgatcctgatagtactgagaaactgtaacgactacataatccgggggcagccgaaccccgagatcagataaattaaaggtaagactacagtgtagttgtcctgtttatagaagcttaactccagtgaagtgatctcgtATCGCTAGTGGtatgtagtttgatgttagtgtttatgacaggacaaagCTGATTGTAGATAGCAATTTTTAGTGTGCAttgtattgtagataaattaagatattttgtgtgcaagtggaaactgtcaggtcttgtgttcgagtaggtaatttatgaatatggttaaattgcgtagtcaacgtccaagcaatatggatactgaggaacagccattagttagtgcaggaaatgtagaaacgggtgcattaagcagtacaagtactctctttgaggatataccatgcgaaaatgtgggggcagggacACAGGAAGTGATGCcgccgcccaccagtgctcaaggagaggtagataaagaaattacaccacctccagaaaagcaggaaccagagagtggtaatctgcctggtggatattcacttcaggcgatattagagcgcgtgctgcattaccaggcaaaatttgcacAACAACAAGCTGAAAAAGACGAAAAAATTGAGATCTTTCTTGCACAGCaggctgagcgagatcgccagcaggctgagcgagatcgccagcaagctgagcgagatcgccagttagcagaaaatttacttgcccagcaagctgagcgagatcgccaattaacagaaaatttacttgcccagcaggctgagagggatcgccagcaagcggagcgagatcgccagcaagctgagcgggaccagcaacttgtgcaatcgttagaacatatgaaaaaagagattgcctgtatgaaacagaattatgagtcgatacctaaggccgtgcaggagttgactgaacaggtcaacaacctgcaagtagcaaacactaacatggtagatgaaataggtgtcttagccaaccgattagaaaagctggaagtagattccacacagcttgtagagcagaagtggaacgaacaagcaactaaaattgaaactgaattcaactcatggctagaagtgaaggagagtgagatcgacaaaaatattaattctaaggtacaagcagctatggcagatagagattccgactCGTTCAGTACCGcaataaat
This window contains:
- the LOC124776975 gene encoding uncharacterized abhydrolase domain-containing protein DDB_G0269086-like, which produces MDTEEQPLVSAGNVETGALSSTSTLFEDIPCENVGAGTQEVMPPPTSAQGEVDKEITPPPEKQEPESGNLPGGYSLQAILERVLHYQAKFAQQQAEKDEKIEIFLAQQAERDRQQAERDRQQAERDRQLAENLLAQQAERDRQLTENLLAQQAERDRQQAERDRQQAERDQQLVQSLEHMKKEIACMKQNYESIPKAVQELTEQVNNLQVANTNMVDEIGVLANRLEKLEVDSTQLVEQKWNEQATKIETEFNSWLEVKESCERQLEANGDSELVGSSVLNSCRLRGFNARRPLRHQGLGIWVSGTRCLFPQRDVAKGRSVLSGVA